The bacterium sequence CATCTTCGATAATTTCTGATTATAGGCGCTACTTCCCACGCTATCGGTATGTCCCTCAATAGAGACCTTATTGAGAGGGTACTCTTTGAGCACTCTTATCGCCTGCTGTATAGCAACGTAACCATCTTCACGCAGAACAGACTTGCCTATGCCGAAAAGGACCTTTACCGAGAAAGTAATCTTTAACCCTCGCTCCTCTTCTTCTACCTTTATCCCTTTCCCAAGTTTGGGTAATGGTATTTCCACGTTCAATTTTTTAGAAGAAGAGGTTCCCTTATTCCAGGCAACGTCATAGACGACTAATTTTACCCTATATTCGCCGGCAGGAATAGTTGTCTTATAGTAATCGTCTTTACCATCCCAGACAATAGATTGGGGAGGTGGTTCTTCGGCCTTAAAAGTTTTCGCCAGCTTCCCCTGTTTATTGTATATCTCAACCATCCAGCTTCTTATCTCGTTGGCATCTTGTGCTTTAAGCTGGAGAGTCACTGTATCATCTATGCCATCGCCATTGGGAGAAAATGCTCCTGTAGTAATAATAATCTCAGCCTTGGGTAAAGTATTGTCAACTAAAGTCGTTGTCCATTCAGACTTTGCAGGCAATCTCCCCCACTCCTCTGTCTCTATCTGACAAGTATATAGTCCATCAGGAACTATCTTGCCTTCTGTATCAGTTCCATCCCAAGCGATAGAGATGGGTAAAATCTCTCCGGACTTTCTTGATATAATCGCACCGTCTTTATCTTTGATTCGAAATTTCCACTCCTCTACTTTCTCTAAATTCTCACCCGCTATTACCAGTTCAGTGACATCGTCCATTCCATCATTATTGGGAGAGAAAACCCCGGGATCAGCCTGTAATATAATCTTTACCGTGGGGAGTCTTCCTGCCTTACCAAATCTGTATCCCAAAGAGACCATATGAGTTGTTCCCAGAGAAGCATACGGTGCCCACGCATAATTCGTTAGAAGTCCCCTCCAACGTAAGCCTGCGCCCACTCTCAACCCGGCTAAATTGCTCAAGCCCGTTTTTTGTAAGTCATACTTATATCCCGCTCTAACTGCAAAAGTCTCCAGCAAAACATGCTCAATCCCTAACGAGAAATTAAAATTCCCCTCTATAGGTTTATTTGCATCGAGGGCAATTGAAAGGTCGACTCTCTCCTGGGAAAATTTAATCTTACAAGCTAAACCGGCTTTGATATTTATAGGCAGCTTCTCACCCCTCATCTTTGTCCCCAGGTTCTGCCCAACCAATCCAAAGGAAAATGAACGGTTAGGGGTGGAAAGCATAATTCCCACATCAGAGGAAAAAGCAGAAGCTTTATTTCGGTCGATTCTACTCTCTAATCCCATTAAGTTAAAGCCGAAACAGAAGGACTTTGACACGGGGAGACCATAAGCCAAACCTCCGTAAATATCGTATACAGTAAATTTGCCCTGCGTTTCTCCTCGTATTATTTTGTCCATTTTGCCCATATGGAGATAAGAGGCGCTAATCCCCAGAGTCCCCAAAGATATAGGGTGGATGTAACCCAAAAATTCATGGCTTATATTACCCAGCCAGAAAGTGTGCATTGTCTCTAATTCTGGATTAAAAACGAAAGCCAATCCTGCCGGGTTCCAGTGCATTGCGCTCACATCATCGGCTAAAGCACAGAATGCTTCTCCCATTCCCATAGCCCGGGGGCTAAAGTTCATGTTCAGGAAGTTCCCTGTGGTAGTGCCTATCCCTGATGAGGAGAAAACTGAATTTGGAAGATATGCTACGAAAAGAAGAACAATTAAGAAAATAAAACCAGACTTAGCTGGTTTGTTCATACCACCTCCCTATTTTAAAACGACAACCTTTACGGTCTTTGAAGATTTACCAATTTTGAGATTGACCAGATATACTCCGCTTCCTACAACCCTGCCCTTATCGTTCCTCCCATCCCATTGTAAGGGCACGGTAGGTTCCATTTCTGTTGTGTTTTCCACTAATGTCCTTACAAGTTCTCCATTGATTGAATAGACTCTAATAGTTGCTCCTTGTTCGGTCACTTTGTAGTATATCCTGGTGTAGCGATCAGCAGAGTCTGCGGCTTCGGGATTAAAGGGGTTATTCCATTCAATTCTTAAGACAATTCCGCCGGAAGAACTAAATTGTCCCTCGGGGCGGACTTCTACTAATGCTTCTTCTACCGGTTGTGAAAGCATATCTTCCGCCACTGAAGGAAAAGAGAAAAGACTAATTATGAATAGATTAATCAGAATAAACCCAGGCAAATTTCGCATTCTTTCACCTCTCTTTCTCGAAAATTGCTAGATGGATCTGAAGAAAGCAATTATCATAAAGTATGAAACTAACATACTGAGAAAACCAACGAGCAGTCCCACCTTTAACCATTGAGAGAAAGCAATTTTGACATTAAGTTTTTTCTCCAGAATACCCAATGCAACAATGTTTGCAGTCGAGCCTATCATCGTGATATTTCCTCCAAAACAGGCGCCAAACAGTATTGCCCACCATACAGGTTTTAAATTGGAACTGAACATATGTAGGCTTTTAACTATTGGGACATAAGAGGCAACAACAACAACATTATCAAGAACACCCGACAATAGTCCGCTAGAAAATAGAATTGAACCCAATAGAATCTTTGGATGATTTCCTATAATACCCAAAATTTTCTTTGCCAAAATATTGCCCACACCGGATGCCTGGACAACGCCTGCCTGGGCAAATAGGAACATGAAAAATAATAGCGAATTCCATTCAACTTCGTGCTCTACGTAGTATCTTGCCTTATCATGCCGATATATCATAACTATTCCTGCAAAAATGACCGGTAGCATTATCAGCATTGAATTCTCGCCCAGCTGAAACAGGATTTCCATTCTCCTGTGTAACGCAATAAGCAATACCATAACGCCGAAGATTAACATACTGACTTTCGTGCGAAAATCCGGAGGAATAGAAATCAGGTACAAAAAATTCTTATTTTCCTGATGCGTCTCTAGTTTCAAAGAAATCTCTTTTAAATAACTCCTGTATATTATACACAGAATAAATATGGTGAGACCAAGAGCAAGAATCGACACAGGTAGAGCAAAAGTTATGAAGTTTTCAAAAGAGAGTTTGCTACGCGCTGCAATCAGAATCCCTATGGGGTTACCTAATACGGTGGAAGCTGAGCCTATGTTCGTTGCTAACACTGAGGAAATAACCATTGGCAGAGGGTCAACTTCCAGAAAACTACAGATTTCAAGGATGACGGCCATCATTACAATTATCGAGGAAATTTCCCCCATGAGTCCTGATAACAACGCCGAAACAAGCATCAAAAGAATAAAAAATTTTCTCCCACTGAGCTTCTTCAATCTTAAAAACATTGTTACCAGCCAATGAAAAAACCCAGCATCCTTCATCATACCCACCACTATCATCATTCCGATTAGAAAAATAATAACATCCAGGGAGGCGAACTTCATAAAATTTTCTAAGTCGATTGCGTGAATCAGAAGAAGAAGACCACTGCCTATGAAAACGAAACTTAATCTGAAATCCCAGAAAAATAGTGTCCCCAGAATTGATACTAAAAAAATAGAGATGATGAACGACTGTCTCAGAGAAAAACCAGCAAGGAAACTTAGAATTCCCAAAGTTAAAGAAATCAAAACCATAAATAAGATTTTCTTTGCCATACTACTTCCCTGTGAAGCAAGCGGCGCCTTTTAAACAAAGTTTGCCTTTTCCGCTTAAGCGCACTATGCCGATGCCACTTTTCCCTATCAGTGTAGAAATTGCCACTATAGCATCGTCATCAAAATAGTTCTTCATCTTACCCCCTAACTACGGAATAATTTTCTCTTTGGTATTGAAAATCTGAAAGGCTTCGGGAAAAGCTGTGAAATTCAGTTGAGGCATTATAATTCCCCCATAACTGTTTTGCTCGTCATAGTCGCTTTGCCCGCCCTTTAGATTAGTCGTTGTTTTAATCCATTTAACACTAACAAGATTCCCGTTATTATCTTTCTTAAGTTTCCCTTTCCTGATATCCTCAAGCTCGAATACGACCACACCTTTAGTGGATGATTCGGCCATAGTCCGGCCGGGATCCTGGGGGCTGGCAAATAAAAAAATCCGGCCATTCTCCTCAACCAAGCTTGAGCCACTAAAATAGTACGCTCCAAATCTTTGGGCATCCTCATTCTTCAGAAGAGTGCCCATATATCTCCAGGTTTTGCCATGGTCATAAGAAGCAATCAAGATTATCCTGGCTATATTCTGTTTATTAACAAACTTATGGCCTTGCAGGCTTAGATATAGAACTCCGTCTTTATAAATCGAGCCGGGTTCAGTATATACAAAAAGATCTTTTAAGTCCGGGTGCAACTGGCTCAAATTGATCCTTGTCTTGTGCGGTTTGAGCGGAAAGGGTCCGGCACCAAATAAAGGTATCTCTTCTGACCATTTTCCTGCGGGGTTGCTTGAATATTTGTATGCAACCCAGCCATACTGAAGCACTCTATTGCCTGCTCCGGCACCTGGATCGTGTTTTGCAAAATATTTATGCCAAAATAATTTCCACTCTTTACCTGGATCATCAGGGTCATGAACCAGCGTGGAAACCTCGTTCCACCAGGAGCCATCTATTACTTTATTGTTAAGCCTGACCGTGTCATCAACTGAAGAATTAATTGTCTTCACGAACGTCCATGTTTTACCGTGGTCAAGAGTTTTTGCCAGGTTAGTGCGGATATATTTCGGCGCGTCTATGCTTGAGTACGTCATCCAGCCAACAGAACCATCTTCATTATATTCCACTGAAGGGTCATATATGCCGTTAGTGTTAACCTCACCAATAATTTTGATTTTTTCATAATGACCGCCAACTGCCGCCTCTAAATCTGGTTGCCTTCTGCCCGAAGTGTCTATCTTCCGGGCTGAAAACATAATTCTTGCATCTTTGTCTGAGCCTTCGCCCGGGAAAAAAGAAGGATGGAAATATAAGTATTTCCTAGAAAAAGGTGCTTTCCTTCTTCTACTTCCATCGGGACGCATAGTATGGATTTCATTTAACCATTTTCCAGAGTTATAAAGAATTATACGATCACAAATCAGTAACCTCCCGTCACTGGACCAGGAAGGCACAGCCTCCAGTGCAACTTTAGCATCTTTGGGAATATATTTTTTAGAAAGGTCCTTTAGTTGTTTTGTTTCAACATCTACAACTAAAGTATGCCAAATGCCCCTTTGTTTCATTTTACGCATAAAAGCTACTTTAGAGGCATCAGGTGAAAGCTTAGGGTCATTATCCTGCATCTCCGCTTTCTTGGGTGTCTGGGCAAGAAGCTCAAGACCGCTGCCGTCATATCTCATTCTCCAAATGCCTCTTTTTCTGTTCTTAATATCCATTGCCGGAAACACTACCCACTCACCTACCCAGTGAGGGTCTGTAGGGATAATGTGGTCAGGAATGGGAAGTTTTGTAATTTCTTTTACCTGTATATTATCATCGAGAATAATATGGTTAATCTGAGGCCGGCCCTTTTCGTTAGGGCTGGAAACATAGATAATGCCTTTACCGTCAGGAGTCCAGTAGCTGTTTGCCGCCATTCTGTCTTTCTGGTGCGGGATTAGCGTCCTCACATCAGTCCCATCTATCCGCATAATCAGGACTTCGGTTCCTAAGTACTGCTGGCCTTTCCTGTCGTAATTAGCCTCGTTCTCGGTTGCACAACCGTCCTTGCCTCTATTAGTATAGCGGGTAAAAGTAACCCAATTTTTATCCGGTGAAACTCTTGCATGGGTCATCTGCTGCCAGGAATTTGTAATTAGCGGCTTCATATTTTTGCCGTCTAAAGTAGCAGTGTAGATACCAAATGCTTCGCTATCAGGGTTATTTTCGCAAAGAGCTTTCTTGGAATAACCACTAATTAAAGCTACCAGGGCTGTCGTCATAACTATCAGTATTATGACAAAAATATGGTTTTTCTTCATAAAGCGATCGATTTTCTAATTGGCGGAGAGAGGAGGATTCGAACCTCCGATCCCGAAATCGGGATAGCGGTTTTCGAGACCGCCCCGTTCAACCACTCCGGCATCTCTCCATAAAATTATCTACCTTTGAAAAATTCGAAATGACTTTTAATTTCTGGATGGGCTTCCAAATAGTAAATCTCAAATACTCTAAACGGCACAAAGAGTATAATTCCGAGCATAATCCCGATTGCCAACTTCCCTATCTCCCAGCGCGTAATCATAAGATAGATAATATAGAGAGTTGTCAGAATCATTATCGAGTGGCTTATCTGGGCAGGCATCGTCCTGGAAGACCAATCGAATAAAAAAAATCCCCCTGCTCCATAGAATAGAAGGAAAGGGATGGAAATATTCATTAATATTTTCTTCCCAAAAATCAGAGCAAATACTACAAACATCTGGATGAGAGAAGGAATATCCGTCATAACCCAGGAAATAAAATTGTATTTAAGAAAATAGAGGAATATGAATCCCGCCAATCCAACACATATCCCATTTGCAAAAATTAAAAAAAATTTCACTCCTGATCCCTATAAATTTAAAGGGCTCAGAGGGAATCGAACCCTCACACCAGGGTCCGCAACCCTGTGCTCTATCCGTTGAGCTATGAGCCCATGATTTTACGCTCTGCCACTCCTGTCATTATATTCCTCCCTCTCGGGAGGACTCCAGACCTCTTTATAATTGAGAAATAATGGCGCGGAACTATTGCTCTGCTACTCCTCTATTTATTTAACATTTCTTCTATTTTATCTAAAAGGACCTTCTTTCCGAATGGTTTGCTTATGAAATAGCTCGGGCCTTCTGGCTTTAAGGTCTCGTATAACTCTTTATCTTTAACTAAACCCGAATTAAAGATTACGGGCAGATTGAGAAATTCAGGCTTCTCCCTTAACCTTTTAACACTCTTATAGCCGCTCTGCCCGGGCATAATCACATCACAGATGATTAAGTCAGGTCTCTCTTTTTTGACTTTTTCTATCAAATCCAGCCCATCTTTAGCCAGGATTACTCGATATTTATCTTTGAGTAAACTTTTCAATAACTCTCTCACATCTTCATCATCATCTGCTATAACAATCTTTTTCATTATGGCTGTAGCCTCACTTTTCTTTTTGATAGGAGCTACCTTTGCAGTTTGACCACCTGGAGGGGCTACTCTGGCTTCCTTCCTTTTAAGGGATATCTTTCCTAAGGCTTTCTCCACTACTGTTAAAAATTGTTCTCGAGAGAAAGGTTTGGGAAGATACCCTACAACGTTCAATTCCTTCATCTGCAGGTCGAACCCTGCTATTGTGGCTATAATTATAGGGATATTTCTGGTAGCCTTGTCCTTCCGAATTCTCTTTATCATCTCGTAGCCGCTCAACCTGGGCAGGACATAATCCATTACAATTAAATCGGGCTTCTTTGATTGGGCAAGTTCCAGCCCCGACTCTCCATTTCTGGCTTCGATAAATTCAACATTGAATCTTCTCAAATGCACCTTCACTAAGAACCTTGCATCAATATCACTATCTACAATAAGTACTTTCTTGGGCATTTCTTAACCTAAAGGACACTTATTAAAATAACTGCCATTATACCTATGGTAATCGCAATCCCTGCCCCACCCCAGAAGCTTCTCTTCTTTGGATGGACTGCTTCTATTTCTCTCTTTACTATAGCTACATTGCCCTTTTCATCTTGAGATTGAACAGTAATTATATTTTTTCCCAAGGTTAAATGTACTACAGTGAAAAATTTTCCTTCCTCATTAACGTATACGCGTTTATCATTCACTCTTACTATGCAACCTTCATCTGTCCTGCCCTTTACTTTAATGAACTCATCTGGGATTTTTTCTCCTTCTTGGGGAGAAGATATCTCTAACCCGGGAGGAATAGTAACCACTGTAAAACTTCTGACTGGAGAATATTTACTCTCGAACTCGTCTTCATAAACATAAGAGACCCTCCAGAAATATTCACCATCGGGAAGTCTCCTCCTCTGGTACTCTTCGATACTTTCCAATCTCTTATCTTCGAGGATATCCATAAATCCGGGGTCAGAAGCGACCTGAAGATGGAGATATTTTATCCCCAGTCTTCTCTTCTTTTCAGAGAAATCGAGGACAGTAAGAGTCTCCTCCAAATTAATCTCTTCTTCTACCACTTCCTGTTCACCTAACTCAGGAGCTGCTGGTTTCTTTGCCAGCTCTTCCTTAGCCTGGTTCAGGTCAGGCGGGGGCGGCAAGGCGATAGGTTTTTCCGGAGCGTAATCCAATTTTGCCTGAGACATAAATCCTTCATTAATTGTCACTCTCTCTCCCTGGGCTATGAGGTCCACTTTCCCCTTGTAAACAGATACCAGGGTCGTCTTGTCCTTCTTTATCTTTGTTTTGAAATCGGGTTTGGCAAGCGTAGGTGAGATTTGGGGTTCAACTACTGCAGAAGCAGTGAGAACTCTTGCCTCTGATGCTCTCAACTCTCCGGAAAGTAACTCCACTGTCTCCTCTTTCTCTTCCGGTCTAAGAATAACCAGTGAGTTCTCCCCTAACCTGATGATCTCGCCCTTTATAAATTCTATATGAGCGAGAGAGTCAGAAAGAGTTCTGATTCCATCTTCAGAGAAGAGCCTCATACGGAGAACCGCCCTCTCCCATTCCGATTCTCCCCTTTTCCGGGTACGCACGTTGTTCCTTATACGGATTATGTCGGCAATCTCATCTTTCAGTAAACCGATGGGAACTTTAATTTTCATTGCGGGAAGGATGATATTAGGATTTTCCACCAGGTCTTTATTATATTTGTAAATCTCTGGCCACCGTGATGGGTCTCGTAGATATATATCAGCAAACTTGTGTAGTGTATCTCCTTTCTTTACAGTTACTTCGATAAGCTCAACCCTCTCCTCCTGAGCTTGAGATAGGGTAAAGAGAGACAGAATAGCCATAAGAGTAATAATTAGAATGGTTGCCTTCTTCCCCATCAACCACATACGATTTCTCCTTTTTTATTCTTTACCAACTTTTTGGGAAGCCAGAAAGAGAACCTGCTTCCCTTTCCCATTTCTGACTCCACCCAGATTTTTCCTAAATGGGCCTCTACTCCATGTTTGGCGATAGTTAGCCCTAAACCAGACCCTCTCCTCTTCTCATCCTTACCAATTCCAGCCTGCTGAAATTTGTCAAATACCGTGTCTAAATAGTCTGGAGGAATACCCATCCCGGTATCAGCGACTGTAATTTGAATCCTATCCGGGAAGTCTTGTCCAATTATATCCACGCTCCCTTCAGAAGGAGTAAACTTTATGGCATTGGAGACCAGATTCATAATTACCCGCTCCATCATGTCGCTATCAGCCCGAATTTTGGGAAAGGTATCGAATCCCTGACTGGATAACTTCACCTCTGATTTTACTGCCTGTGGTTCCATTATCTTGATGATCCTTTCAACGGTCTCCTTTGGGTCGAACTTTGCAAGAGTAAGTTTCATCCTACCTGTTTCTAACTTTGCCACATCTAAAATGTTATTGATCATGCCTAGAAGTTTCTTGCCGGAAGTATCTATTATTTTCAAAAATTCCCTCTGCTCTTCATTTATTTCGCCAGCCGAGCCATCAAGCAGAACCTCCGCGAACCCACGAATGGAAGTCATTGGGCTTCTGAGGTCATGAGTTATGGAATGGACAAAATCATCTTTCATCTTTTCTATCTCTTTCTCCAGAGTAATGTCGTGGAGCACTGTAACCACACCCAGATTCTTTCCTTTCTCAGTCTTTACGATATTGGTGCCTGTCTTTATGAACTTCCGGTAGAGACCCTGAGAGAGGTCGAGCTCCCTCACTACAGTCTTCTCTTTCTGTTCCATTATCTCACGAAGGCTCTGGGCAATCCTCTTGTCTCCAATGTAATCTATCAAATCTTTGCCCAGCACCTCTTCTCCGCTAACTTGAAGCATTTCCCGGGCCTGCTTGTTCATAAGCGCTATCCTGCCAGAAAAATCTGTCATCACAATTCCATCGGCAATGCTGTAGATGACTGCTTCTGTCTTGGTTTTCTCGGCAATTATTCTGTCAATCTGCAGGTCATTATACTCTTTCAATTTCTGGGTCATTAAATTAAAGGTATCGGCTAGAGTTAAAAGTTCGTCGTGAGTCTCCACCACAACTTTATGGGTAAAATCGCCTTGGGCTACCTTTCCCGCACCCACAATTAAGTTGAGGATGGGACGGCTCAACCCCCGGGCAGTAAGAAACCCCACCAGGGCTGCTCCAAAGATGGACACAATTATCCAGAGGATGGCGTTCTGCTTCATTTTTATTGCCGAGATATAGGCATCGTTTTTTGCCTGCTGCACAATCATCCCCCAGCCTAACCTCTTCACCGGAGCATAAGCACCAACCATCTCCACTCCCCTCTCGTCAGTGAACTCCTTGCTTCCCAGAGTCTTGCCAGAAAGGACCTCCTGGACAATAGCCAACTGAGTGGCATCTTCAAAGTCCATGGCCCTTTTTTTCTGGGGGTGAGCTATGATTTTCCCTTCCTTATTTACCAGAAAGGCAAATCCAGTCCTTCCGATCATTGTACTGTAAATCTTATGCCAGAGTTTGTTCAGTGTGACTACAATGTAGATTACCTGCCCTTCTACCAGAGGATAAGCCACG is a genomic window containing:
- a CDS encoding PorV/PorQ family protein; protein product: MNKPAKSGFIFLIVLLFVAYLPNSVFSSSGIGTTTGNFLNMNFSPRAMGMGEAFCALADDVSAMHWNPAGLAFVFNPELETMHTFWLGNISHEFLGYIHPISLGTLGISASYLHMGKMDKIIRGETQGKFTVYDIYGGLAYGLPVSKSFCFGFNLMGLESRIDRNKASAFSSDVGIMLSTPNRSFSFGLVGQNLGTKMRGEKLPINIKAGLACKIKFSQERVDLSIALDANKPIEGNFNFSLGIEHVLLETFAVRAGYKYDLQKTGLSNLAGLRVGAGLRWRGLLTNYAWAPYASLGTTHMVSLGYRFGKAGRLPTVKIILQADPGVFSPNNDGMDDVTELVIAGENLEKVEEWKFRIKDKDGAIISRKSGEILPISIAWDGTDTEGKIVPDGLYTCQIETEEWGRLPAKSEWTTTLVDNTLPKAEIIITTGAFSPNGDGIDDTVTLQLKAQDANEIRSWMVEIYNKQGKLAKTFKAEEPPPQSIVWDGKDDYYKTTIPAGEYRVKLVVYDVAWNKGTSSSKKLNVEIPLPKLGKGIKVEEEERGLKITFSVKVLFGIGKSVLREDGYVAIQQAIRVLKEYPLNKVSIEGHTDSVGSSAYNQKLSKM
- a CDS encoding T9SS type A sorting domain-containing protein; the encoded protein is MRNLPGFILINLFIISLFSFPSVAEDMLSQPVEEALVEVRPEGQFSSSGGIVLRIEWNNPFNPEAADSADRYTRIYYKVTEQGATIRVYSINGELVRTLVENTTEMEPTVPLQWDGRNDKGRVVGSGVYLVNLKIGKSSKTVKVVVLK
- a CDS encoding SLC13 family permease, whose translation is MAKKILFMVLISLTLGILSFLAGFSLRQSFIISIFLVSILGTLFFWDFRLSFVFIGSGLLLLIHAIDLENFMKFASLDVIIFLIGMMIVVGMMKDAGFFHWLVTMFLRLKKLSGRKFFILLMLVSALLSGLMGEISSIIVMMAVILEICSFLEVDPLPMVISSVLATNIGSASTVLGNPIGILIAARSKLSFENFITFALPVSILALGLTIFILCIIYRSYLKEISLKLETHQENKNFLYLISIPPDFRTKVSMLIFGVMVLLIALHRRMEILFQLGENSMLIMLPVIFAGIVMIYRHDKARYYVEHEVEWNSLLFFMFLFAQAGVVQASGVGNILAKKILGIIGNHPKILLGSILFSSGLLSGVLDNVVVVASYVPIVKSLHMFSSNLKPVWWAILFGACFGGNITMIGSTANIVALGILEKKLNVKIAFSQWLKVGLLVGFLSMLVSYFMIIAFFRSI
- a CDS encoding response regulator; its protein translation is MPKKVLIVDSDIDARFLVKVHLRRFNVEFIEARNGESGLELAQSKKPDLIVMDYVLPRLSGYEMIKRIRKDKATRNIPIIIATIAGFDLQMKELNVVGYLPKPFSREQFLTVVEKALGKISLKRKEARVAPPGGQTAKVAPIKKKSEATAIMKKIVIADDDEDVRELLKSLLKDKYRVILAKDGLDLIEKVKKERPDLIICDVIMPGQSGYKSVKRLREKPEFLNLPVIFNSGLVKDKELYETLKPEGPSYFISKPFGKKVLLDKIEEMLNK
- a CDS encoding FecR domain-containing protein, which produces MWLMGKKATILIITLMAILSLFTLSQAQEERVELIEVTVKKGDTLHKFADIYLRDPSRWPEIYKYNKDLVENPNIILPAMKIKVPIGLLKDEIADIIRIRNNVRTRKRGESEWERAVLRMRLFSEDGIRTLSDSLAHIEFIKGEIIRLGENSLVILRPEEKEETVELLSGELRASEARVLTASAVVEPQISPTLAKPDFKTKIKKDKTTLVSVYKGKVDLIAQGERVTINEGFMSQAKLDYAPEKPIALPPPPDLNQAKEELAKKPAAPELGEQEVVEEEINLEETLTVLDFSEKKRRLGIKYLHLQVASDPGFMDILEDKRLESIEEYQRRRLPDGEYFWRVSYVYEDEFESKYSPVRSFTVVTIPPGLEISSPQEGEKIPDEFIKVKGRTDEGCIVRVNDKRVYVNEEGKFFTVVHLTLGKNIITVQSQDEKGNVAIVKREIEAVHPKKRSFWGGAGIAITIGIMAVILISVL
- a CDS encoding ATP-binding protein; this encodes MAIKIRLFHKFILIMVVLAVLPLSIVGLRMININRVALQDSILELHTHLAQSLAEKIDDYIDNLRGKLSFIITSQKIAKMSWSEKRVVLKSLLETSEDFVTISIVDSKGTEIIKVYNPNLERKPRLLNLREDKLFLKALRGSHDISPLYYVGDDPRLNVAYPLVEGQVIYIVVTLNKLWHKIYSTMIGRTGFAFLVNKEGKIIAHPQKKRAMDFEDATQLAIVQEVLSGKTLGSKEFTDERGVEMVGAYAPVKRLGWGMIVQQAKNDAYISAIKMKQNAILWIIVSIFGAALVGFLTARGLSRPILNLIVGAGKVAQGDFTHKVVVETHDELLTLADTFNLMTQKLKEYNDLQIDRIIAEKTKTEAVIYSIADGIVMTDFSGRIALMNKQAREMLQVSGEEVLGKDLIDYIGDKRIAQSLREIMEQKEKTVVRELDLSQGLYRKFIKTGTNIVKTEKGKNLGVVTVLHDITLEKEIEKMKDDFVHSITHDLRSPMTSIRGFAEVLLDGSAGEINEEQREFLKIIDTSGKKLLGMINNILDVAKLETGRMKLTLAKFDPKETVERIIKIMEPQAVKSEVKLSSQGFDTFPKIRADSDMMERVIMNLVSNAIKFTPSEGSVDIIGQDFPDRIQITVADTGMGIPPDYLDTVFDKFQQAGIGKDEKRRGSGLGLTIAKHGVEAHLGKIWVESEMGKGSRFSFWLPKKLVKNKKGEIVCG